The following proteins come from a genomic window of Nicotiana tomentosiformis chromosome 12, ASM39032v3, whole genome shotgun sequence:
- the LOC104115271 gene encoding pentatricopeptide repeat-containing protein At1g80270, mitochondrial-like, with translation MWAIRRASPSFKKQVFTGGHSRICYATSEISSQCLKGYSDGFKKASNVISDKPLAFRGFRGTTHGFLRLFMENRSFSLLAGTKNSGEEDSDSDDGFSELESSTEAIQEANKDVESASEHELSEDDVDGEDVEAPRELELSDTETDVSKRKSPRKRVSSALYNAIVAAPALSVHKIMDKWVEEGNDVTRAEVAAAMLNLRKRRMYGRALQLSEWLESKKNLTFTDRDYASRVDLIAKVRGLQKAEDYIGMIPKSFRGEIIYRTLLANCVAESNLKKSEQIFNKMKDLELPLTCFACNQLLLLYKKTDKKKIADVLLLMEKENVKPSLFTYKTLIDAKGQCNDISGMEQIVETMKAEGIEPDINIKSILAKHYVSGGLNEKAENVLKEMEGGDIKENRWACRSLLPLYAALGRADEVGRIWQVCESNPRLDECVAAVEAWGKLHNIKEAEAVFDKMAAKWATLSSKHYSVLLRIYASHKMLSKGKDLVKRMSDSGCRIGPLTWDALVRLYVEAGEVEKADSILHKAAEQNRLRPMINSYLVIMEQYAKRGDVHNTEKMFHRMRQAGYVSRISQYQCLIRAYINAKAPCYGIAERMKADSVFPNKGLANMLAQVDAFKKTAVSHLLD, from the exons ATGTGGGCAATTCGTCGAGCCTCTCCTTCCTTCAA GAAACAAGTGTTCACCGGCGGGCACTCTCGAATTTGCTATGCCACTTCAGAAATATCAAGTCAGTGTTTGAAAGGATATAGTGATGGGTTTAAAAAGGCTTCCAATGTAATTTCAGATAAACCTCTTGCATTTAGAGGATTCCGAGGAACAACTCATGGTTTTCTCAGATTATTCATGGAAAACCGAAGTTTCTCTTTACTAGCTGGCACAAAGAACAGCGGAGaggaggatagtgattcagatGATGGGTTTTCAGAGCTTGAATCTTCTACTGAAGCAATACAAGAAGCCAACAAAGACGTCGAGTCAGCCTCTGAGCATGAGCTCTCCGAAGATGATGTTGATGGTGAAGATGTGGAAGCACCTCGAGAGTTAGAGCTGTCTGATACTGAGACTGATGTTAGCAAACGGAAGTCTCCAAGAAAAAGAGTTTCTTCAGCATTATACAATGCTATTGTGGCTGCACCAGCTTTATCTGTTCATAAAATTATGGATAAATGGGTTGAAGAAGGAAATGACGTGACACGGGCAGAAGTAGCAGCAGCGATGCTTAATCTTCGTAAAAGGCGTATGTATGGGAGGGCACTGCAG CTCTCTGAGTGGTTGGAGTCAAAAAAGAATCTCACTTTTACTGATAGAGACTATGCTTCTCGTGTTGATTTAATTGCTAAAGTCCGTGGTCTACAAAAGGCAGAAGATTATATTGGGATGATACCAAAGTCTTTCAGAGGTGAAATTATTTATCGCACTTTATTGGCTAATTGCGTCGCTGAAAGTAATCTGAAGAAATCTGAGCAAATTTTTAACAAAATGAAGGACCTTGAACTCCCATTAACATGCTTTGCTTGCAATCAGTTGCTCCTTTTATATAAGAAGACTGATAAAAAGAAGATTGCCGATGTTCTCTTACTAATGGAGAAGGAAAATGTGAAGCCATCCCTTTTTACTTACAAAACATTGATAGATGCTAAGGGGCAATGCAATGACATATCTGGAATGGAGCAAATTGTTGAGACCATGAAGGCTGAAGGGATAGAACCTGATATCAACATAAAGAGCATCTTGGCAAAGCATTATGTCTCGGGTGGTCTCAATGAAAAGGCCGAGAATGTCCTAAAAGAGATGGAAGGAGGAGATATAAAGGAAAATCGCTGGGCATGTCGTAGTTTGCTTCCTCTTTATGCAGCTCTTGGAAGGGCCGACGAAGTTGGTAGAATCTGGCAAGTTTGTGAGTCTAATCCTCGGCTAGATGAATGTGTGGCTGCTGTTGAAGCTTGGGGAAAGCTGCATAATATTAAGGAGGCGGAAGCAGTCTTTGATAAGATGGCAGCAAAATGGGCAACACTCTCATCGAAGCATTATTCAGTTTTATTGAGAATTTATGCGAGTCATAAGATGTTGTCCAAAGGAAAGGACCTTGTGAAGCGTATGTCTGACAGTGGTTGCCGAATTGGGCCATTGACTTGGGATGCCTTAGTCAGACTTTATGTTGAAGCAGGAGAAGTGGAAAAAGCAGATTCGATATTGCATAAAGCTGCAGAGCAGAACCGCTTGAGGCCAATGATTAATTCTTATTTAGTTATTATGGAACAATATGCAAAGAGAGGTGATGTTCATAATACTGAGAAAATGTTTCACAGAATGAGGCAAGCTGGATATGTTTCCCGAATTTCCCAGTACCAATGCCTTATTCGGGCCTATATAAATGCCAAAGCTCCTTGTTATGGAATTGCTGAGAGAATGAAAGCGGATAGTGTATTCCCAAATAAAGGATTGGCAAACATGTTGGCTCAGGTTGATGCATTCAAGAAGACTGCTGTGTCTCATTTGTTGGATTGA